GCCGAAGATCTGCATTATCCTGACGTAATAAGAGCCTGTATTCACAGCGAGAAGTCATCATCCGATAGGGTTCATCGATCCCTTTAGTAATAATATCATCAATCAGTACCCCGATATAAGCCTGGGACCGATCAAGGATCAGTGGTTCTTCATTTTTAAGCAGTTTAACGGCATTGATGCCGGCTATTAAGCCTTGTGCCCCAGCTTCTTCATAACCAGAAGTCCCATTAATCTGGCCGGCAAAAAATAAGCCATTAATATCCTTTAATTCCAGACTGGCTTTAAGACGAGTAGGATGGATACAATCATATTCAATGGCATAGGCCGAACGCATGAATTCTACCTTTTCCATCCCAGGAACCGTTCGATAAAGGGCAATCTGAATATCCTCCGGAAGCGAAGAAGACATTCCCTGAACATAAATTTCATTGGTATTAAGGCCTTCAGGTTCGATAAAAATCTGATGTCTGTCCTTATCATGAAAGCGCATGACCTTGGTTTCGATTGATGGACAATAGCGCGGACCAATTCCAGTCACTTCACCATTATAGAGGGGAGATCGGTCAATATTACTATTAATAATTTCATGTGTTTTTTCATTGGTATAAGTCAGATAACAGGGGACCTGTTCAATATTAATGGAATCTGTTTCAAACGAAAAAGGAATAATGGTATCATCACCATTTTGGATAACCATTTTTTCAAAGTCCAAGGTTTTGGCATCCACTCGCGCTGGTGTTCCGGTTTTAAAACGTTGAAGTTCTATTCCGTTATTTTCAAGGCTTTCTGATAAAAACATCGCTGGAAATAATCCATTTGGACCGCCATCATAGGCGACATCGCCGATAATAATACGACCTTTTAAATAAGTTCCGCTGCAAATAATTGCTGCCCGACAGGAATAAACAGCACCAGTCAATACTTTAACACCAGTAATTTTACCGTCTTCAATCATTAGTTCTGTGGCTTCCTGTTGTTTTAATAGTAAATTAGCCTGGTTTTCAATAACCTCTTTCATTCGAAACTGGTAATTTTTCTTATCGGCCTGGGCTCTTAAGGAATGAACTGCCGGCCCCTTGGCTGTATTGAGCATTTTAGCCTGGATCATGGTTGCATCGATATTTTTTCCCATTTCGCCACCCAGGGCATCAATTTCCCTGACTAAATGACCCTTTCCAGTACCGCCAATAGAGGGGTTACATGGCATCATCGCTACTGAATCCAGATTTATCGTTAATAAAAGGGTGCTATACCCCATTCTTGCTGTTGCCAGTGCCGCCTCACAACCGGCATGGCCGGCTCCGACCACTACAATATCGTAGTTTCCGCCTTGATATGTCATTTTTTCCTCTACTTTCCAATACAGAAATTTTTAAAAATCTGATTGATAATATCCATTCCCACTGCTTTTCCAGTAATCTCTCTTAAACTCTCTAAAGCATTCATCACATCAATTGAAATCAACTCCACCGGCATCCCACTTTCCATTGTCTCTAATGCGTTTAAAAGATTTTCTTTGGTTAGATTCAACTGTCTGATATGACGGCTGTTGGTCACCAGGTAATCAGCATCCTGGTTAACTGATCCTGAATAGATCATTTCAACCATTTTTTCCTGCAAAAGATGAATCCCTTCTTCTGAAATTAAAGACATCGGAATCCAGGGATCAGTCATAAGCTCATCCTGTTTTAAGTCTGTTTTATTGGCAATATAAATGGTATTTTTATTTTTTAAGAGTTCCATCAGTTCCTTTTCACGTTCCGATAAAGATTTTGATATATCCCGCATGAAAATGACCAGATTAGCATCTTTAAGCAATGCCTTGGATTTCTCCACCCCGATGCGTTCAACTTCATTTTCAGTTTCTCTAATTCCAGCAGTATCAATAATTTTAAAAGGAATACCCCTTATATTGATGTATTCTT
This genomic interval from Eubacteriaceae bacterium ES3 contains the following:
- the mnmG gene encoding tRNA uridine-5-carboxymethylaminomethyl(34) synthesis enzyme MnmG; translation: MTYQGGNYDIVVVGAGHAGCEAALATARMGYSTLLLTINLDSVAMMPCNPSIGGTGKGHLVREIDALGGEMGKNIDATMIQAKMLNTAKGPAVHSLRAQADKKNYQFRMKEVIENQANLLLKQQEATELMIEDGKITGVKVLTGAVYSCRAAIICSGTYLKGRIIIGDVAYDGGPNGLFPAMFLSESLENNGIELQRFKTGTPARVDAKTLDFEKMVIQNGDDTIIPFSFETDSINIEQVPCYLTYTNEKTHEIINSNIDRSPLYNGEVTGIGPRYCPSIETKVMRFHDKDRHQIFIEPEGLNTNEIYVQGMSSSLPEDIQIALYRTVPGMEKVEFMRSAYAIEYDCIHPTRLKASLELKDINGLFFAGQINGTSGYEEAGAQGLIAGINAVKLLKNEEPLILDRSQAYIGVLIDDIITKGIDEPYRMMTSRCEYRLLLRQDNADLRLTPLGYEAGLINEERYSRFNKKKETVENEINRLSQIVIKPTAENNQKMTNLGSTPIKKSLSLFEILKRPEMTYDLLNDFDDDRPVLNWSEKEQVEVQIKYEGYIKKQLAQVEQYKKLEHREIPADILYSDISGLRIEAAEKLEAIKPVSIGQASRISGVSPADMSVLMIYLEQRKRRNQSGEN